A stretch of the Erinaceus europaeus chromosome 1, mEriEur2.1, whole genome shotgun sequence genome encodes the following:
- the RHPN1 gene encoding rhophilin-1, translating into MIPKERPDGQGAGEDGQGCDPLVQTPHSHLQSRKAQIHQQINKERRMRAGAENLYRATSNPQVRETVALELSYVNSSLQLLKEELEELSGGIDAELPESEGTVVPMIPLGLKETKELDWATPLKELISGHFGEDSTSYEAEIRELEDLQQAMQTPSRNEAGLELLTTYYTQLGFLDARFMAPTRSLGLLFHWYDSLTGVPAQQRALAFEKASVLFNIGALHTQIGARQNRSCPEGARLTVEAFQQAAGVFSLLRENFSHAPSPDMSPEWLSMLKQLMTAQAQECVFEGLSLLGPPAPHDCLAHLHLAQEAAQVATEYKLVHQTMVQPPVCDYVPFAWTTLVHVKAEHFRAQAHYHAAVALCDSPEATEGELLALKQIFIWLSDPLELPPELEERRKLGKAHLKRAILGQEEALRLHAMCRALRAVDPLQTVLAQVLQCSLAKYSELDLEDDFCEVEEAPDIWPKTQQKPEVKMPSFSQTKVADIFHRLGPLSVFSVKNSWQLVGPVHMTRGKGGFGFTLRGDSPVLIAAVIPGSQAAEASLKEGDYIVSLNGQPCKWWKHTEVVAQLRGVGDEGVSLQVVRLLPSPQPSMGDCRSALGALLKNQKECGWETPVSTQASSRPLLGWSHKVRQAKPQGRQAPPPQP; encoded by the exons ATGATCCCCAAAGAGAGGCCCGACGGCCAGGGCGCCGGCGAAGACGGCCAG GGGTGTGACCCACTGGTTCAGACACCTCATAGCCACCTACAGAGTCGCAAAGCCCAGATCCATCAGCAGATCAACAAGGAGCGGCGCATGCGGGCAGGTGCAGAGAACCTCTACAG GGCCACAAGCAACCCCCAGGTTCGAGAGACAGTAGCCTTGGAGCTGAGCTACGTCAATTCCAGCCTGCAGCTACTAAAGGAAGAGCTGGAGGAGCTGAGTGGAGGGATAGATGCCGAGCTGCCAGAGAG TGAAGGAACCGTGGTCCCAATGATCCCCCTGGGACTGAAAGAGACCAAAGAGCTGGACTGGGCCACACCCCTAAAG GAGCTAATCTCAGGGCACTTTGGAGAGGACAGCACATCCTACGAGGCAGAAATCAGGGAACTGGAGGACCTCCAGCAG GCCATGCAGACCCCAAGCCGGAATGAGGCCGGGCTGGAGCTGCTCACCACCTACTACACCCAGCTAGGCTTCCTGGATGCACGCTTCATGGCCCCCACCAGGAGCCTGGGGCTGCTCTTCCACTG GTATGACTCACTGACTGGAGTCCCGGCCCAGCAGCGTGCCCTGGCCTTCGAGAAAGCCAGTGTGCTCTTCAATATCGGAGCCCTGCATACCCAGATAGGTGCACGCCAGAACCGCTCCTGCCCCGAGGGTGCCCGCCTCACCGTGGAGGCCTTCCAGCAGGCTGCGG GAGTCTTTAGCCTGCTGAGGGAGAACTTCTCCCATGCACCAAGCCCTGACATGAGCCCTGAGTGGCTCTCCATGCTGAAGCAGCTCATGACCGCCCAGGCCCAGGAGTGTGTCTTCGAGGGCCTTTCTCTGCTGGGCCCACCAGCCCCCCATGACTGCCTGGCACACCTGCACCTGGCTCAAGAGGCTGCCCAG GTGGCAACCGAGTACAAGCTGGTGCACCAGACCATGGTCCAGCCACCAGTCTGCGACTATGTGCCTTTTGCCTGGACCACGTTGGTGCATGTCAAGGCCGAGCACTTCCGTGCCCAGGCCCACTACCACGCCGCTGTGGCCCTCTGTGACAGCCCGG AGGCAACTGAGGGGGAGCTCCTGGCACTGAAGCAGATCTTCATCTGGCTGTCCGACCCATTAGAGCTGCCCCCAGAGCTGGAGGAGCGCAGGAAGCTTG GCAAAGCCCACCTGAAGCGTGCCATCCTGGGCCAGGAGGAGGCGCTgaggcttcatgccatgtgtcgGGCACTGCGTGCTGTGGACCCTCTGCAGACTGTGCTGGCCCAAGTACTGCAATGCTCCCTGGCCAAGTACTCAGAGCTTGACCTTGAGGATGACTTCTGCGAGGTGGAGGAGGCCCCCGACATCTGGC CCAAGACCCAGCAGAAGCCTGAGGTCAAGATGCCCAGCTTCTCCCAGACAAAGGTGGCTGACATCTTCCACCGGCTG GGGCCTCTGTCTGTTTTCTCAGTCAAGAACAGCTGGCAGCTGGTGGGACCTGTGCACATGACCCGAGGCAAGGGGGGCTTTGGCTTCACGCTGCGGGGTGATTCCCCTGTCCTCATTGCTGCAGTCATCCCAGGGAGCCAGGCCGCG GAGGCAAGCCTCAAGGAAGGTGACTACATTGTTTCTCTGAATGGGCAGCCATGCAAGTGGTGGAAACACAcggaggtggtggcacagcttcGGGGTGTGGGTGATGAGGGGGTGAGCCTGCAGGTGGTCaggctgctgcccagcccccaacccagCATG GGTGACTGCCGCTCGGCCCTGGGGGCACTGCTGAAGAATCAGAAGGAATGTGGCTGGGAGACCCCGGTATCTACACAGGCCAGCTCTAGGCCCCTCCTGGGCTGGAGCCACAAAGTCAGGCAGGCCAAGCCCCAAGGGAGGCAGgccccacccccacagccctAA